The DNA sequence ATCTTGGCCACACCGTCCGCCGTGCTTGCATCGGCGGCGACCCAGCGGGCGTCGATGCCGCGGGCCTGCAACTGCGCGACGGCGGCTTCGAGTTCGCCGGCCTTGCGGGCGGTGAGCATGACCTTGGCGCCCGCGTCACCGAGCGCTTCGGCGATCTGCAGGCCCAGCCCGCGCGAGCCACCGGTGACCAGCGCGACGCGGCCCGTCAGGTCGAAGAGTTGCGAAATCGGGGTGCCCATGGGGTTTCCTTGGTCAAAACCAGTCAGAACCAATCGTCCTGCACCGTGCGGCAGGTGTCATCGCGTGTGCGGACCACGGCCAGCCATGCATCGATGCGCGGCAGCTCGTGGCGAAAGAAATAGCGGCCGGCGGCGAGTCGCCCCTGTCCCGCGGGCGTCGCCGGATCGACCGACAGCGCCACATCGAGCCAGATCCACGCCAGCACGACATGCCCGAAGGCCTGCAGATACGGCACGGCGTTGGCCAGCGCCTCCTCGGGCACGCCCGTGGACCACGCCGCCTTGGTCGCGGCACCGATCTGCTGCAGTGCCGCGGCCAGCGCCGTCGCCTGCGGATGCAAGTCGGCGTGCGGCGAGGCGCGTTCGATGGTGCCGTTGATGCGCTGCGCCAAGGCGAGCAGGCCCGCCCCGCCGTCCATCACCACCTTGCGCCCCAGCAAGTCCAGCGCCTGGATGCCGTGCGTGCCCTCGTGGATCATGTTCAGGCGGTTGTCGCGCCAGTACTGCTCCACCGGATAGTCGCGGGTGTAGCCGTAACCGCCGTGGACCTGGATCGCCAGGCTGTTCGCCTCCAGACACCACTCGCTCGGCCAGCTCTTGGCGATCGGCGTGAGCATCTCCAGCAGCAGCGCGGCGTCCTTCGCCGCCTGCGCATCGCCGGTGTGCTGCTCGTCGACCAGCCGCGCGCAATACAGTTCGAGCGCGAGGCCACCTTCGACATAGCTCTTCTGCGCGAGCAGCATCCGCTTCACGTCGGCGTGGCGAATGATCGGGATCTGCGGCTGGCTCGGATCCTTGCCGCCGGGGCCAATCGGGCGGCCCTGCGGACGGCCGCGGGCGTAATCGAGGCTGGCCTCGTAGCCGGCATAGCCCAGCATCACCGCGCCGAGGCCGACCGCGATCCGCGCCTCGTTCATCATGTGGAACATGCAGCGCAGGCCGTCGCCTGGCTTGCCGACGAGGTAGCCGATGGCGCCGGCCGCGCCGCGCACCGGGTACTTGCCCTCGCCGAAGTTCAGCAGCGTGTTCGGGATGCCACGGTAGCCGAGCTTGTGGTTCAGCCCGGCGAGTGCCACATCATTACGCTCTCCGGTCAAATCTCCGTCA is a window from the Sphaerotilus montanus genome containing:
- a CDS encoding acyl-CoA dehydrogenase, with the protein product MSGLRQNLDFLLHDWLGVASLTTRPRFADHSRETFAAVLDTCERIAREKFAPANRTADVQEPHFDGECVHLPESTRAASDAYVASGMLAAAQDYDLGGMQLPCVIEMAANSFFAKAGIGLGGHMLTSGNANLLMAHGTEAQCRVFAHQEFSGRFFGTMCLSEPQAGSSLSDILTRAEPDGDDSASDPLGPRFRLRGHKMWISNGEHELAENIVHLVLAKIPGPDGKLVPGARGISLFIVPKRLVDLDGDLTGERNDVALAGLNHKLGYRGIPNTLLNFGEGKYPVRGAAGAIGYLVGKPGDGLRCMFHMMNEARIAVGLGAVMLGYAGYEASLDYARGRPQGRPIGPGGKDPSQPQIPIIRHADVKRMLLAQKSYVEGGLALELYCARLVDEQHTGDAQAAKDAALLLEMLTPIAKSWPSEWCLEANSLAIQVHGGYGYTRDYPVEQYWRDNRLNMIHEGTHGIQALDLLGRKVVMDGGAGLLALAQRINGTIERASPHADLHPQATALAAALQQIGAATKAAWSTGVPEEALANAVPYLQAFGHVVLAWIWLDVALSVDPATPAGQGRLAAGRYFFRHELPRIDAWLAVVRTRDDTCRTVQDDWF